Proteins from a genomic interval of Caulobacter sp. SL161:
- a CDS encoding TonB-dependent receptor plug domain-containing protein translates to MRGLLMTQRFKPALLAGISALSITSVYFTPSFAADTAVATTDTQAAELDTVVVTARGKPRTVLDSAVPVDSFSESDIKASTFTDTNDILKTLVPSYTLAREPISDGATFIRPASLRGLPTDKTLFMVNSKRRHRSALVTIGGTGAQAPDAATIPASAVKNVVVMRDGAGAQFGSDAIAGVIDFQLKDSPSGGSLTAQYGQFFLGDGEDVLITGNLGLPIGDKGFINTTVEYTSQNQVNRGGQYCNVGIPNQAAGFCVTSYAATNPAYGALINDYVQKWGQPDSEATRAVVNAGYAFSDTLSIYAFGNYSKSSAVQYFNYRPPVSNAVNATPIRLQDGSTFQFSSIFPAGFTPMFGGDVTDYSLTGGFKGLTGYGLSYDLSARYGNDKIAYTIWDTVNPSMGPASPKKFYDGALISTESSVNADFAYDWEGLGFKTPVTINFGAEYRKEGYEIEPGDVPSYVAGTWAVPDPFKFCNAATRTPTAAGLALPATSGLNCANYLSTNADGFAGIDPVYNALAVGSNGFPGNTPAYSGKLTRDSYAGYLETSGNVTEEWFLDFAVRGEHFSDFGSTWNGKAATQYQLTPNFGLRASAGTGFRAPTPGQAFTTNVSTRVENGAIIASGLFPATNPVAKFMGAKELKPEKSLNFAAGFTATPIENMSLTVDFYSIKIEDQFYATTPITVTPAIRSALVAASIPGADTIGQVQFFQNAFDSTTTGVDVVATYRKAWENGQTTNFTVSGNYNKFKIDKVFSTNFFDAEGVYDFENARPRWRSVFTATHQIDKFKATGRLNVWGPYKNMFSVANPVVQKWDPETFFDLEMSYQATENYSVAIGARNLFANYPDPDKTGESATNGRVYRSDSIVDWQGGFWYAKLSATF, encoded by the coding sequence ATGAGGGGGCTACTTATGACTCAGCGTTTTAAACCCGCACTTCTTGCGGGTATTTCCGCGCTATCCATTACTTCGGTATACTTCACGCCCAGCTTCGCTGCTGACACAGCTGTAGCGACCACAGACACCCAGGCCGCAGAACTCGACACGGTTGTCGTCACGGCCCGCGGCAAACCTCGCACGGTTCTCGACTCCGCCGTCCCGGTCGACTCCTTCAGCGAGAGCGATATCAAGGCGTCGACCTTCACCGACACCAACGACATTCTGAAGACCCTGGTCCCGTCCTACACCCTGGCCCGCGAGCCGATTTCGGACGGCGCCACCTTCATTCGCCCCGCCAGCCTGCGGGGCCTGCCCACCGACAAGACCCTGTTCATGGTCAACTCCAAGCGCCGCCATCGCTCGGCGCTGGTGACCATCGGCGGCACCGGCGCCCAGGCGCCCGACGCGGCCACGATCCCCGCCTCGGCCGTGAAGAACGTTGTCGTCATGCGCGACGGCGCGGGCGCGCAGTTCGGCTCGGACGCCATCGCCGGCGTCATCGACTTCCAACTGAAGGACAGCCCCAGCGGCGGCTCGCTGACCGCCCAGTACGGCCAGTTCTTCCTGGGCGACGGTGAAGATGTGCTGATCACCGGCAACCTTGGCCTGCCTATCGGCGACAAGGGCTTCATCAACACCACGGTCGAATACACCAGCCAGAACCAAGTCAACCGTGGTGGGCAGTATTGCAACGTCGGCATCCCGAACCAGGCGGCCGGCTTCTGCGTCACCAGCTATGCGGCGACCAATCCGGCCTACGGCGCGCTGATCAACGACTACGTCCAGAAATGGGGCCAGCCCGACTCCGAGGCCACCCGCGCCGTCGTGAACGCCGGCTACGCGTTCAGCGACACGCTGTCGATCTACGCCTTCGGCAACTACTCCAAGAGCAGCGCGGTCCAGTACTTCAACTATCGTCCGCCGGTCAGCAACGCCGTCAACGCCACGCCGATCCGTCTACAGGACGGCTCGACCTTCCAGTTCAGCTCGATCTTCCCGGCCGGCTTCACGCCGATGTTCGGCGGCGACGTGACCGACTACAGCCTCACGGGCGGCTTCAAGGGCCTGACCGGCTATGGCCTGAGCTATGACCTGTCGGCCCGCTACGGCAACGACAAGATCGCCTATACGATCTGGGACACCGTCAACCCCTCGATGGGTCCGGCCTCGCCCAAGAAGTTCTATGACGGCGCGCTCATCTCGACGGAATCCTCGGTCAACGCCGACTTCGCCTATGACTGGGAGGGCCTGGGCTTCAAGACCCCGGTCACCATCAACTTCGGCGCCGAGTATCGCAAGGAAGGCTACGAGATCGAGCCGGGCGATGTTCCGTCCTATGTGGCCGGAACCTGGGCCGTGCCCGACCCCTTCAAGTTCTGTAACGCTGCGACCCGCACCCCGACCGCAGCCGGTCTGGCTCTGCCGGCCACCTCGGGCCTGAACTGCGCCAACTACCTGTCGACCAACGCCGACGGCTTCGCCGGCATCGACCCGGTCTACAACGCCCTGGCGGTCGGCTCGAACGGCTTCCCGGGCAACACCCCGGCGTACTCCGGCAAGCTGACCCGCGACTCCTACGCCGGCTATCTGGAAACCTCGGGCAACGTGACCGAGGAATGGTTCCTCGACTTCGCGGTGCGCGGCGAGCACTTCTCCGATTTCGGCAGCACCTGGAACGGCAAGGCCGCCACCCAGTACCAACTGACCCCGAACTTCGGTCTTCGCGCTTCGGCGGGCACCGGCTTCCGCGCCCCGACCCCGGGCCAGGCCTTCACCACCAACGTCTCGACCCGGGTCGAGAACGGCGCGATCATCGCCTCGGGCCTGTTCCCGGCGACCAACCCCGTGGCCAAATTCATGGGCGCCAAGGAGCTGAAGCCCGAGAAGTCGCTGAACTTCGCGGCCGGCTTCACCGCCACGCCGATCGAGAACATGAGCCTGACGGTCGACTTCTACAGCATCAAGATCGAGGATCAGTTCTACGCCACCACCCCGATCACCGTGACCCCGGCGATCCGTTCGGCCCTGGTCGCCGCCAGCATTCCGGGCGCCGACACCATCGGCCAAGTGCAGTTCTTCCAGAACGCTTTCGACTCGACGACCACCGGCGTCGATGTCGTGGCCACCTACCGCAAGGCTTGGGAGAATGGCCAGACGACGAACTTCACCGTCAGCGGCAACTACAATAAGTTCAAGATCGACAAGGTGTTCTCAACGAACTTCTTCGACGCCGAAGGGGTCTATGACTTCGAGAACGCTCGCCCCCGCTGGCGTTCGGTGTTCACCGCTACACACCAGATCGACAAGTTCAAGGCCACCGGCCGCCTGAACGTCTGGGGTCCGTACAAGAACATGTTCAGCGTCGCCAATCCGGTGGTTCAGAAGTGGGATCCGGAGACGTTCTTCGATCTGGAAATGTCCTATCAGGCCACCGAAAACTACTCGGTCGCCATCGGGGCGCGGAACCTGTTCGCCAACTATCCCGATCCCGACAAGACCGGCGAGTCGGCCACCAACGGTCGGGTCTATCGCTCGGACTCGATCGTCGATTGGCAAGGCGGCTTCTGGTACGCCAAGCTCTCGGCCACGTTCTAA
- a CDS encoding helix-turn-helix transcriptional regulator, which produces MRHEKATRLLDLARMLAGSAEGLTLDEMAAALGVGRRTAERMRDAVWAAFPQMEAIDDPPTKRFRIPSGLDGVFQTPTAEELAALRVAADSLKASGADARAASLYALEAKLLSALRGSARRRVAPDVEALVQAETIAVHAGPRPYEDQAVLGAIRAAIKGLQALSFRYEGGSTPGRTREVTPLGVLFGRSNYLVALEGKGGKPRSWRLDRMSDLKVLDKPAPPPQDFSLQAFADESFGIYHDEIQDVVLRIHKSRAEDALRWRFHATQQVTPEADGSVLVTFRAGGMRELSWHLFTWGDAVEIVAPQALRDMMVQELREAGRAHGAW; this is translated from the coding sequence ATGAGACACGAGAAAGCCACCCGCCTTCTGGATCTGGCCCGAATGCTGGCGGGCTCAGCCGAGGGGCTGACCCTGGACGAGATGGCCGCAGCCCTGGGCGTGGGCCGCCGCACCGCCGAGCGCATGCGAGACGCGGTCTGGGCGGCTTTTCCGCAGATGGAAGCGATCGACGATCCGCCGACCAAGCGCTTCCGCATCCCTTCGGGCCTGGACGGCGTCTTTCAGACCCCGACCGCCGAGGAGTTGGCCGCCCTGCGTGTAGCCGCCGACTCGCTGAAGGCCTCCGGCGCCGACGCCCGCGCCGCGTCGCTTTACGCTCTGGAGGCCAAGCTCTTGTCGGCGCTGCGCGGCTCGGCCCGCCGCCGGGTGGCGCCCGATGTGGAGGCCCTGGTCCAGGCCGAAACGATCGCCGTCCACGCCGGCCCACGCCCCTATGAGGACCAGGCCGTGCTGGGCGCGATCCGCGCCGCGATCAAAGGTCTGCAGGCCTTGTCATTTCGCTATGAAGGCGGCTCCACGCCCGGCCGCACGCGCGAGGTGACGCCGCTGGGCGTGCTGTTCGGCCGCTCCAACTATCTGGTGGCGCTGGAAGGGAAGGGCGGCAAGCCGCGCTCCTGGCGGCTGGACCGGATGAGCGACCTCAAGGTGCTCGACAAGCCCGCCCCGCCGCCGCAGGACTTCTCGCTGCAGGCCTTCGCCGACGAGAGCTTCGGCATCTATCATGACGAAATTCAGGACGTGGTGCTGCGTATCCACAAGAGCCGCGCCGAGGATGCGCTGCGTTGGCGCTTTCACGCGACCCAACAGGTGACGCCGGAGGCGGACGGCTCAGTGCTCGTCACCTTCCGGGCCGGGGGGATGCGCGAGCTGTCCTGGCATCTGTTCACCTGGGGCGATGCGGTCGAGATCGTCGCGCCGCAGGCGCTCAGGGATATGATGGTGCAGGAGCTGCGCGAGGCTGGTCGCGCGCACGGGGCGTGGTAG
- the rlmJ gene encoding 23S rRNA (adenine(2030)-N(6))-methyltransferase RlmJ: protein MNYRHAFHAGNFADLHKHAILLAMLSALQEKSPALAVIDTHAGAGGYDLAGEMARRSGEAQAGIFRLKGATDAPAVFQPLLDAVTQMNGGKDGDLYPGSPRLMARALGSADRYAGCELRDDDADLLCKTLAPHANARALQADGFDTAVKDAGKGGRAFVVIDPPFERPDDYDRIVATTRAVLSRAPDAALAIWLPIKDLETFDAFLRGMETVTNDLLVAELRLRPLTDPMKMNGCAMVMIGAPASVDPAAAQAGDWLAARLGEPGGRSRVWRA, encoded by the coding sequence ATGAACTACCGTCACGCCTTCCACGCGGGCAACTTCGCCGACCTGCACAAGCACGCGATCCTGCTGGCCATGCTCTCGGCCCTGCAGGAGAAGAGTCCGGCGCTGGCGGTGATCGACACCCACGCGGGAGCGGGCGGCTATGATCTCGCGGGCGAGATGGCGCGGCGCTCGGGCGAGGCCCAGGCGGGAATCTTCCGGCTTAAGGGGGCGACGGACGCGCCGGCGGTGTTCCAGCCGCTGCTTGATGCCGTTACGCAGATGAACGGCGGCAAGGACGGCGACCTCTATCCCGGCTCGCCACGCCTGATGGCGAGGGCGCTGGGTAGCGCCGACCGCTATGCCGGCTGCGAACTGCGCGACGATGACGCCGATCTCCTGTGCAAGACCCTGGCGCCCCACGCCAACGCGCGCGCTCTGCAGGCCGACGGCTTCGACACCGCCGTCAAGGACGCCGGCAAGGGCGGCCGCGCCTTTGTCGTCATCGATCCGCCGTTCGAGCGGCCCGACGACTATGATCGGATCGTCGCGACGACCCGTGCGGTGCTGTCGCGCGCCCCGGACGCGGCCTTGGCGATCTGGTTGCCGATCAAGGATCTGGAGACCTTCGACGCCTTCCTGCGCGGGATGGAAACCGTCACGAACGACCTGTTAGTGGCCGAGCTTCGCCTTCGCCCTCTGACGGACCCGATGAAGATGAACGGCTGCGCGATGGTGATGATCGGCGCGCCGGCCTCGGTCGATCCCGCAGCCGCGCAGGCCGGCGACTGGCTGGCCGCGCGCCTGGGCGAGCCTGGCGGCCGCTCGCGGGTCTGGCGGGCCTAA
- the chrA gene encoding chromate efflux transporter, with protein MTRPPTLAQALPVWLKVGVLGFGGPAGQIALLHREVVEVRRWVDDAEFARALSFCMLLPGPEAQQLATWLGWRLHGIRGGLAAGLLFVLPGLVVILGLSALYVVHGRSAWAGPVLLGLKAAVVALVVQALARIGQRTLKDRAAVAAAIGAFALMAFTVAPFPLVVLAAGALGWFLGGKGAEASSAVAPAPTGRARVALVCLAAWLAPIALAKLIAPGSPLAWMGLTFGGLAAISFGGAYAALAYLGQASAVFGWLSPAQMLDGLGLAETTPGPLVLVFVFVGFVGAFQAAPLESAWIMALLGGLMAAWATFAPSFLWIFAGGPLVERWGRRPRPARALAMVSAAAVGVIGQLALWFAVHLLFRSGQTWEAGVLKVVTPDVGAVNPGALGLVVLALGLTFAMRLPMLAMIGVTVGAAVLLRAIGFN; from the coding sequence ATGACGCGACCGCCGACCTTGGCCCAAGCCCTGCCGGTCTGGCTGAAGGTCGGCGTGCTGGGCTTTGGCGGCCCGGCGGGCCAGATCGCTCTGCTGCATCGCGAGGTGGTCGAGGTTCGTCGATGGGTCGACGACGCCGAGTTCGCCCGCGCGCTGAGCTTCTGCATGCTGCTGCCGGGGCCCGAAGCGCAACAGCTGGCCACCTGGCTGGGCTGGCGGCTGCATGGGATCCGGGGCGGTCTGGCGGCGGGCCTGTTGTTTGTCCTGCCGGGCCTTGTAGTGATCCTGGGCCTTTCGGCGCTGTATGTCGTCCATGGCCGCTCGGCCTGGGCGGGCCCGGTCCTGCTGGGCCTGAAGGCGGCGGTGGTGGCGCTGGTCGTCCAGGCCTTGGCGCGGATCGGCCAGAGGACGCTCAAGGATCGTGCGGCGGTGGCCGCGGCGATCGGCGCCTTCGCCCTGATGGCGTTCACGGTCGCACCGTTCCCTCTCGTGGTGCTCGCGGCCGGCGCGCTCGGGTGGTTTCTGGGCGGGAAGGGTGCGGAGGCCTCGAGCGCCGTCGCGCCGGCGCCGACGGGACGCGCGCGGGTGGCTCTGGTCTGCCTCGCGGCCTGGCTCGCGCCCATCGCCCTGGCCAAGTTGATCGCGCCGGGCTCGCCCCTGGCCTGGATGGGCCTGACCTTCGGCGGGCTGGCGGCGATCAGCTTCGGCGGCGCCTATGCGGCCCTGGCCTATCTGGGACAGGCGTCGGCTGTGTTCGGCTGGCTGTCGCCCGCCCAGATGCTGGACGGCCTTGGCCTGGCCGAGACGACGCCGGGACCGCTGGTGCTCGTCTTCGTCTTCGTCGGCTTCGTCGGCGCCTTCCAGGCTGCGCCGCTGGAGAGCGCCTGGATCATGGCCCTGCTGGGCGGACTGATGGCCGCCTGGGCCACCTTCGCGCCGTCGTTCCTGTGGATCTTCGCCGGCGGCCCGCTGGTCGAGCGCTGGGGGCGTCGACCAAGGCCGGCTCGCGCCCTGGCCATGGTGTCGGCGGCGGCCGTGGGCGTGATCGGCCAGCTGGCGCTGTGGTTCGCGGTCCACCTGCTGTTCCGTAGCGGCCAGACCTGGGAAGCGGGCGTGCTGAAGGTGGTGACCCCCGATGTCGGAGCGGTGAACCCGGGCGCTCTGGGGCTTGTGGTCCTGGCGCTGGGCCTGACCTTCGCGATGCGGCTGCCCATGCTGGCGATGATCGGCGTGACGGTGGGGGCGGCGGTGCTTTTGCGCGCGATCGGATTCAATTGA
- the phaH gene encoding phasin PhaH — MVSPFTFLPKYSTDKVEPETAPRVAVGAVSPLWLMFGGAAAAGAAYWWWASRWREAVNLEALMALAPEPVAPALEAEAVLEASPEPIVETVLAPVTEAVADAVEITTDGVEAAVALSAETVVEIVAESAEAAVAVLSEPEVEPEVEPEAVVALEAVADDLTRLVGIGPKLASSLAELGVTRFSQIAAWSPDDLASIDQLLNLKGRAERDAWIAQAKRFAGAAEG; from the coding sequence ATGGTTTCGCCTTTCACCTTCCTTCCCAAGTATTCGACCGACAAGGTCGAGCCCGAGACCGCACCGCGCGTCGCGGTGGGGGCGGTTTCGCCCCTGTGGCTGATGTTCGGCGGCGCGGCCGCCGCCGGAGCCGCCTACTGGTGGTGGGCGTCGCGCTGGCGTGAGGCCGTCAATCTCGAGGCCCTGATGGCGCTCGCGCCCGAGCCTGTCGCGCCGGCCTTGGAGGCCGAAGCGGTGCTTGAGGCCTCGCCCGAGCCGATCGTCGAGACCGTGTTGGCGCCCGTCACCGAAGCGGTGGCGGACGCCGTCGAGATCACGACGGACGGGGTGGAAGCCGCCGTGGCGCTCAGCGCCGAGACGGTCGTCGAGATCGTGGCCGAGAGCGCCGAGGCGGCCGTCGCGGTTCTCTCCGAGCCTGAGGTCGAGCCTGAGGTTGAGCCCGAAGCCGTCGTCGCCCTGGAGGCCGTCGCCGACGACCTGACGCGCTTGGTCGGCATCGGCCCCAAGCTGGCGAGTTCGCTGGCCGAGTTGGGGGTGACGCGCTTCAGCCAGATCGCCGCCTGGTCGCCCGACGACCTGGCCTCGATCGACCAACTGCTGAACCTCAAGGGCCGCGCCGAGCGCGACGCCTGGATCGCCCAGGCCAAACGCTTCGCCGGAGCTGCCGAGGGATAA
- a CDS encoding NAD(P)/FAD-dependent oxidoreductase: protein MGQHVETLVIGAGPAGLTTAYTLAKAGRGVTVLEMDPTYVGGISRTVDYKGFKFDIGGHRFFSKSKEIVDLWNEILPDDFIDRPRLSRIYYREKFYAYPLKAFEALANLGVWTAAKCMASFGWAKLTPIAAPTTFHQWVRNQFGEKLFSIFFKTYTEKVWGMSCDEISADWASQRIKGLDLGAAIIDGVKRSLGLRGKAAEGGPKTLIESFRYPRKGPGMMWEACADKVMALGGDVRLGRKVDGLHYDKIAKLWTVAVTCADGRKEIYTADNVVSSAPIRELMQSISPTPISVFHAGELMYRDFITVVLIGKPQKELPDNWIYIHDPSVKVGRVQNFRSWSPEMIPDGVSTCLGLEYFCFEGDGLWVTSDEELVAQAKREIGKIGLMAPADVYDACVVRQHKAYPVYDDAYAEHVKMVRLDLKLHFPGLHLVGRNGMHKYNNQDHAMMTGLLTAENIIAGETLHDVWEVNEDAEYGEAGVSGARQALRSERAVPTKVAA from the coding sequence ATGGGCCAGCACGTGGAAACCCTGGTGATCGGGGCCGGTCCGGCCGGTCTGACCACCGCCTACACCCTGGCCAAGGCCGGGCGCGGCGTGACCGTGCTCGAGATGGACCCGACCTATGTCGGCGGCATCAGCCGGACCGTCGACTATAAGGGCTTCAAGTTCGACATCGGCGGTCATCGCTTCTTCTCCAAGAGCAAGGAGATCGTCGACCTCTGGAACGAGATCCTGCCCGACGACTTCATCGACCGGCCGCGCCTGTCGCGGATCTATTACCGTGAGAAGTTCTACGCCTATCCCCTGAAGGCCTTCGAGGCCCTGGCCAATCTGGGCGTCTGGACGGCCGCCAAATGCATGGCCTCGTTCGGCTGGGCCAAGCTGACCCCGATCGCGGCGCCGACCACCTTCCACCAGTGGGTGCGCAACCAGTTCGGCGAGAAGCTGTTTTCGATCTTCTTCAAGACCTACACCGAGAAGGTGTGGGGCATGAGCTGCGACGAGATCTCGGCCGATTGGGCCAGCCAGCGGATCAAGGGCCTGGACCTGGGCGCGGCGATCATCGACGGCGTCAAGCGCTCGCTGGGCCTGCGCGGCAAGGCCGCCGAGGGCGGACCTAAGACCCTGATCGAGAGCTTCCGCTATCCCCGCAAGGGCCCGGGCATGATGTGGGAGGCCTGCGCCGACAAGGTCATGGCCTTGGGCGGCGACGTGCGCCTGGGCCGCAAGGTCGACGGCCTGCACTACGACAAGATCGCCAAGCTCTGGACCGTCGCGGTCACCTGCGCGGATGGCCGCAAGGAGATCTACACGGCCGACAACGTCGTTTCGTCCGCGCCGATCCGCGAGCTGATGCAGTCGATCAGCCCGACCCCGATCAGCGTCTTCCACGCCGGCGAACTGATGTACCGCGACTTCATCACCGTGGTGCTGATCGGCAAGCCGCAGAAGGAACTGCCGGACAACTGGATCTATATCCACGACCCGTCGGTGAAGGTCGGCCGCGTGCAGAACTTCCGTTCGTGGTCGCCGGAGATGATCCCGGACGGCGTCTCGACGTGCCTGGGGCTGGAATACTTCTGCTTCGAGGGTGATGGCCTGTGGGTCACCTCGGACGAGGAGCTCGTGGCCCAGGCCAAGCGCGAGATCGGCAAGATCGGCCTGATGGCGCCGGCGGACGTCTATGACGCCTGCGTGGTGCGACAGCACAAGGCCTATCCGGTCTATGACGACGCCTACGCCGAGCACGTGAAGATGGTCCGGCTGGACTTGAAGTTGCACTTCCCGGGCCTGCACCTCGTGGGCCGCAACGGCATGCACAAGTACAACAACCAGGACCACGCCATGATGACCGGCCTGCTGACGGCCGAGAACATCATCGCCGGCGAGACCCTCCACGATGTCTGGGAGGTCAACGAGGACGCCGAGTACGGCGAGGCCGGCGTCTCCGGCGCCCGTCAGGCCCTGCGCAGCGAGCGCGCCGTGCCGACCAAGGTGGCCGCATGA
- a CDS encoding GtrA family protein: MIFTLAGPIWRLLPEGFRELILYGLVSAAALAVDWGLLVLLTWAGVDYLLASGVGFCFGIGVAYVLSIRLVFAHRPIADRWREFTGFLGVGLAGLLLTQGLMIVGVEAFGMAPASAKGPTACLVFLFNFTVRRALLFRAPRAAIARS; the protein is encoded by the coding sequence ATGATCTTCACCCTGGCCGGACCGATCTGGCGTCTCCTGCCGGAGGGCTTTCGGGAGCTGATCCTGTATGGCCTAGTCAGCGCCGCCGCGCTGGCGGTCGACTGGGGGCTTCTGGTTCTGCTTACCTGGGCCGGTGTCGACTACCTGCTGGCCTCCGGGGTGGGCTTCTGCTTTGGCATCGGCGTGGCCTATGTCCTGTCGATCCGACTGGTGTTCGCCCATCGTCCGATCGCCGACCGCTGGCGCGAGTTCACCGGCTTCCTTGGGGTGGGTCTGGCCGGGCTGCTGCTGACCCAAGGCCTGATGATCGTCGGCGTCGAAGCGTTCGGCATGGCTCCCGCCTCGGCCAAGGGGCCGACGGCCTGTCTCGTCTTCCTGTTCAACTTCACCGTCCGCCGGGCGCTGCTGTTCCGAGCGCCGCGCGCCGCCATCGCTCGGTCGTGA
- a CDS encoding sugar MFS transporter, with the protein MTDAAIAKTTTKGGGVKLAIVYVTCLFFIWALVTNLLDPLLKTMKTVFTLTPVEASLTGFAFFIAYGIMSLPSAAFLSKLGYARSVMVGLGGIVAGCFIAIAAAKLHTFGVFLVGLFVMASGVTLLQVAANPLIASMGKPEESSFRLNLSQAFNSLGAACGLWFGANFLLKGEIFEKDVVITDAMREQALGFVSNVYLAIGLGLTLFILLIFMVRQKITDAAPKTGQLVNPFTALTSKWANLGAIGIFLYVGAEVAISLHLLLFLEQAHILDISAEQAGKLTTFYMVFAMIGRFTGSALLKTIKDYVMLAIVAVGAIALCLVVILTKDMTPSAHAGTVNLLLASAPVTTGLIPAFAALLIGLFNSIMFPTIFTLTLQRSSAPTSATSGLLCMAIVGGAFLPLAFAKIEEMTGSMALGFAAPLVCYVYVLWFALVAKKAPTHEIQEGVASGH; encoded by the coding sequence ATGACCGACGCCGCAATCGCCAAGACCACGACCAAGGGCGGGGGCGTCAAGCTCGCCATCGTCTATGTGACCTGCCTGTTCTTTATCTGGGCGCTGGTCACCAACCTGCTCGATCCGCTGCTGAAGACCATGAAGACGGTCTTCACCCTGACGCCGGTCGAGGCCAGCCTGACCGGCTTCGCCTTCTTCATCGCCTACGGAATCATGTCGCTGCCGTCAGCGGCGTTCCTGTCCAAGCTGGGCTATGCGCGCTCGGTGATGGTGGGCCTGGGCGGCATTGTCGCCGGCTGCTTCATCGCCATCGCGGCGGCCAAGTTGCACACCTTCGGCGTATTCCTGGTGGGCCTGTTCGTGATGGCCTCGGGCGTCACGCTGCTGCAGGTCGCCGCCAATCCGCTGATCGCCTCGATGGGCAAGCCCGAGGAATCCTCGTTCCGCCTGAACCTCTCGCAGGCCTTCAACTCGCTGGGCGCGGCCTGCGGCCTGTGGTTCGGCGCGAACTTCCTGCTCAAGGGCGAGATCTTCGAGAAGGACGTCGTGATCACCGACGCCATGCGTGAGCAGGCGCTGGGCTTTGTCAGCAATGTCTATCTGGCCATTGGCCTGGGCCTGACGCTGTTCATCCTGCTGATCTTCATGGTCCGCCAGAAGATCACCGACGCCGCGCCCAAGACCGGTCAACTGGTCAATCCGTTCACCGCCCTGACGTCCAAGTGGGCGAACCTCGGCGCGATCGGCATCTTCCTGTATGTCGGCGCTGAAGTGGCGATCTCGCTGCACCTGCTGCTGTTCCTCGAACAGGCGCACATCCTCGACATCTCCGCCGAGCAGGCGGGCAAGCTCACGACCTTCTACATGGTCTTCGCCATGATCGGCCGTTTCACCGGCTCGGCTTTGCTGAAGACCATCAAGGACTACGTGATGCTGGCCATCGTGGCCGTCGGCGCGATCGCGCTGTGCCTTGTCGTCATCCTCACCAAGGACATGACGCCCAGCGCGCACGCCGGCACGGTGAACTTGCTGCTGGCCTCGGCGCCGGTGACGACGGGCCTGATCCCGGCCTTCGCGGCCCTGCTGATCGGCCTGTTCAACTCGATCATGTTCCCGACGATCTTCACCCTGACCCTGCAGCGTTCGTCGGCGCCGACCTCGGCGACCTCGGGCCTGCTGTGCATGGCCATCGTCGGCGGCGCCTTCCTGCCGCTGGCCTTCGCCAAGATCGAGGAGATGACGGGCTCCATGGCCCTGGGCTTCGCCGCTCCGCTGGTCTGCTACGTCTACGTCCTGTGGTTCGCCCTGGTCGCCAAGAAGGCCCCGACCCACGAGATCCAGGAGGGCGTGGCCAGCGGCCACTAG